ATTTCATGGTAGGTAGTGACACGACCTTGAGGTATATTTAATAATGCTTTCCAAACATTGATTTGAAAATTTGTTCCTTTTACCAACAGTGAAATGGGTTTTTTATCTATAAATATCTCACGAAGTTTTTTTTCAATTTTCACATCATCTTGAATTAAATGTGCATTTGTCCAATGTTTTAGAAAATTTTTAAAAATATTTTCTTCATTTTCATCGCAAAACTCCATATAGCAAATACCTTTTTGCGTCAATCCTAAAAATGTTTTGCCAAAGGGGCTAAAACCATACCCATAAGTTATCTCCATATCTTTGCCCATGTATTTATATTGGGCAGGCGTAACACCTGTAAAATTGACAAAGAGTTCATGAAGCCTACTCACACTTGAAAGACCACTTTCATAGGTACTCTCCAAAAGACTCTTAGACGCTTCAAGTTGTTTTTTGGCATATTCAAGTGTTATCGCTT
Above is a genomic segment from Sulfurospirillum halorespirans DSM 13726 containing:
- a CDS encoding bifunctional transcriptional activator/DNA repair enzyme AdaA produces the protein MSENLKTKSLHYLTIKEAIVFIDNHFLDQPSLEEIALHVNLSKFHFSRIFKEYVGVSPMKFLQAITLEYAKKQLEASKSLLESTYESGLSSVSRLHELFVNFTGVTPAQYKYMGKDMEITYGYGFSPFGKTFLGLTQKGICYMEFCDENEENIFKNFLKHWTNAHLIQDDVKIEKKLREIFIDKKPISLLVKGTNFQINVWKALLNIPQGRVTTYHEIAKSIDNPKATRAVASAIGSNHIAYLIPCHRVIGQTGAMRGYRWGIERKRIVLAYESIEEK